The following coding sequences are from one Pirellulales bacterium window:
- a CDS encoding (deoxy)nucleoside triphosphate pyrophosphohydrolase, translating into MPGQVTIAVAVVEHEGRYLIGLREPGVPLAGYWEFPGGKVRDDETPAQAAARECLEETGLAVSVGKLHALVDHAYEHGHLRLHFFACQTQGVPAPVPERFRWVAASELASYRFPPANVGLVEQLIRGAASSE; encoded by the coding sequence ATGCCGGGTCAGGTCACCATCGCCGTCGCCGTCGTCGAGCACGAAGGACGATATCTCATCGGGCTGCGCGAACCGGGCGTGCCGCTGGCCGGCTACTGGGAATTTCCCGGCGGCAAGGTGCGCGACGACGAAACGCCCGCCCAGGCCGCCGCGCGCGAATGTCTTGAGGAGACAGGGCTCGCCGTCTCGGTGGGCAAGCTGCACGCGCTCGTCGATCACGCCTACGAGCATGGTCACCTGCGATTGCACTTCTTTGCCTGCCAGACGCAAGGTGTGCCGGCGCCCGTGCCCGAGCGGTTTCGCTGGGTCGCGGCGTCTGAACTGGCGAGCTATCGCTTTCCGCCGGCCAATGTCGGACTGGTCGAGCAGCTCATCCGCGGCGCGGCGAGCAGCGAGTGA
- a CDS encoding enoyl-ACP reductase, translating into MGLLEGKKGLVIGVANDRSIAWSIAKFVMAEGAVCGFTHLPDREDDARKRNRHRVSQLTDAEANAKFLVPLDVNNDAQLDEVMAKASAEFGQLDFLVHSVAYAKLEDLKVDTINCSRDGFKLAMEISAYSLIAVCRAAAPVLNDGASIVTMTYFGGEKAVPGYNVMGVCKAALDSVVKYLAYDLGPRGIRVNAISAGPIRTLAGSAAGVDDMLSLYSAMAPLGRNVTVGEVGRSAGFLLSDFGNGITGEILHVDGGYNIMGSPGRLVDKYKSTT; encoded by the coding sequence ATGGGTCTTCTCGAAGGTAAAAAAGGTCTGGTGATCGGGGTCGCCAACGACCGTTCGATCGCCTGGTCGATCGCGAAGTTTGTCATGGCCGAAGGGGCGGTCTGCGGCTTTACGCACCTGCCCGATCGCGAAGACGATGCCCGCAAACGCAATCGCCATCGTGTGTCGCAGCTCACTGATGCCGAGGCGAATGCCAAGTTCCTCGTGCCGCTCGACGTGAACAACGACGCGCAGCTCGACGAAGTGATGGCCAAGGCGAGCGCCGAATTCGGCCAGCTCGATTTCCTGGTCCACTCGGTGGCCTACGCCAAGCTCGAAGACCTCAAGGTCGATACGATCAACTGCAGCCGCGACGGTTTCAAGCTGGCCATGGAGATCAGCGCCTACAGCCTGATCGCCGTGTGCCGCGCCGCCGCGCCGGTGCTGAACGACGGCGCGAGCATCGTCACGATGACCTACTTCGGCGGCGAAAAGGCCGTGCCCGGCTACAACGTGATGGGGGTCTGCAAGGCGGCGCTCGACTCCGTCGTGAAGTATCTGGCTTACGATCTGGGGCCACGCGGCATTCGTGTGAACGCGATCAGTGCTGGCCCGATCCGCACGCTGGCTGGCAGTGCCGCCGGCGTGGACGATATGCTCAGCCTCTATTCCGCCATGGCGCCGCTCGGCCGTAACGTCACCGTGGGCGAAGTCGGTCGCTCGGCCGGGTTCCTGCTGTCCGATTTCGGCAACGGCATCACGGGCGAGATCCTGCACGTCGACGGCGGCTACAACATCATGGGCTCGCCGGGACGGCTGGTCGACAAGTACAAGTCGACCACGTAA